From Eremothecium sinecaudum strain ATCC 58844 chromosome III, complete sequence:
CCATTTGGTTGCTACTAACAAAAATTGACACAATTGACATAAGAAAACGCAATCAGATACTTATTTAAATGAGTACCGTGCTTCCATTTAATGAGCTAAACTATACAGTTGGTCGGTAGTCGTTCATCGGCGCTGTCCTTTGAATCTTTTGCTTTGACTGGGACGGCGTCTAGGATTAAATGATTGCCTGCCAACTGCTGCGACCGGGCCCTTGCCGAAACCTAGTTCCTGTGCTAGCTGTGTAGTTAGGTCTAGCCCAAACTTCTCCAGACGGGCAAGCTGCTTCTGCAAGGCGTTAGTTGCGGCCTCGTCCTCACCGAATTTCTTGGCACGGTGGAGTTTCTTGGTCAGATGAGCGACAGCAATGTGCTTCATCTCCTCAGGGGACAGACTGGGACGAGGGTTGGCGGCCTGTGGCGCTGGCTGGGTGATGTCAGAGGACGCTGACCCAGGAGCCGACACGTGACCGGGAATATTGCGGGCCTTCTCAGACGTTTCTTTCGACGAATCATTGACTGTAGGGTCCGCGGCTTCGGCAGCCTTCGCTGGTGGTGTTGCGG
This genomic window contains:
- the THO1 gene encoding Tho1p (Syntenic homolog of Ashbya gossypii ADL069W; Syntenic homolog of Saccharomyces cerevisiae YER063W (THO1)) — its product is MTDYSGLTVAQLKDLLKTRDLPTQGLKANLVERLVQADLETSGSGAGGGAGEGKSAEPVGKVETAVKQSATPPAKAAEAADPTVNDSSKETSEKARNIPGHVSAPGSASSDITQPAPQAANPRPSLSPEEMKHIAVAHLTKKLHRAKKFGEDEAATNALQKQLARLEKFGLDLTTQLAQELGFGKGPVAAVGRQSFNPRRRPSQSKRFKGQRR